The following are from one region of the Patescibacteria group bacterium genome:
- a CDS encoding class I SAM-dependent methyltransferase codes for MTKRDIAIDLGSGALNDSKYLLDQGFKHVIALDKEAVAKEIADGLPKEKFTYVISDFETYDFPVGTFDLANAQYSLPFIKPEAFETVFQKIISSVKKNGILVGQLFGNGDEWGNKVCPRPIPAAAKGTLIPRKTSAGNRRGGGANFVVGESAPLTHVVVANSSSPHPPERTRVLSVRAGSGRGILRSYNKKSMNFHTLEEVKALLSTLEILSFTEEDKEKSTATGRMMHWHVFHFIVRK; via the coding sequence GTGACAAAAAGAGATATCGCAATTGATTTGGGATCAGGCGCCCTAAATGATTCCAAATATTTACTGGATCAAGGTTTTAAACATGTAATTGCATTAGACAAAGAAGCGGTTGCGAAAGAAATTGCTGACGGACTCCCAAAAGAAAAATTCACGTACGTAATCAGTGACTTCGAAACCTACGATTTTCCTGTGGGTACATTTGATTTAGCAAATGCTCAATATTCACTTCCCTTCATTAAGCCCGAGGCATTTGAAACTGTTTTTCAGAAAATAATTTCTTCTGTAAAGAAAAATGGAATTTTGGTTGGCCAGTTGTTTGGCAATGGCGATGAATGGGGAAATAAAGTTTGTCCTCGTCCTATCCCCGCCGCAGCTAAGGGAACACTTATCCCTCGGAAGACCTCGGCGGGTAATAGGCGAGGCGGCGGGGCAAACTTTGTTGTGGGAGAGTCAGCTCCGCTGACCCATGTAGTCGTTGCGAATTCATCCTCGCCCCACCCGCCCGAACGTACCAGAGTACTCTCGGTACGGGCGGGGAGCGGGCGAGGTATTCTCCGCAGTTACAATAAAAAAAGTATGAACTTCCACACCTTAGAAGAAGTAAAGGCTTTACTTTCAACTCTCGAGATTCTTTCTTTTACAGAAGAAGACAAGGAAAAATCGACGGCCACTGGCAGGATGATGCATTGGCATGTTTTTCATTTTATTGTCAGAAAATAA
- a CDS encoding glycosyl hydrolase family 18 protein, with protein sequence MRITSKIILLLFSVPLFLLPIQNVSAVTRSLSLGLSGSDVTDLQRALIAKNYLAVGKDTGYFGLLTDAALKKFQCDTGIICASSGTTGYGIYGPRTQAALLGAGSSSGSGTTVSKTFEISGWIPYWRTATGTTDVLQHLSQLTSVMPFGYTIKSDGTLADTAHLTEEPWTSFIAEAKKNKVRVIPSVMWGNGDAIHKILSNSTTRIALEDAIANEVIKNNFDGVDIDFEAKKHETIHYFSTFLKGLYQRVGKKWVYCTVEARMPLFDRYSPGATIPPDAQDFANDYVEMNKYCDRVEIMAYDQGTINVRLNAARSAPYAPVADPDWVENLVTLAAKSISKNKLVIGVATYGYEYTVTPLSGSGFTYKVLWPFNPRYATEIATKLGITAQRNSAGEMGFTYDAKLLEPAPTGADSTQTQQLNSVSTSVAQNAGSQVATNQPFNYMSWSDAQAIADKVALAKKLGVRGVAVFKFDGGEDQGVWNVLK encoded by the coding sequence ATGAGAATTACATCGAAAATTATCCTCCTTTTATTTTCTGTACCGCTTTTTCTCTTGCCAATACAAAACGTTTCTGCTGTCACGCGCTCGCTCTCGCTCGGACTTTCTGGAAGCGATGTTACTGATCTTCAGCGGGCGCTTATTGCCAAAAATTATCTTGCTGTTGGCAAAGATACAGGATATTTTGGTTTGCTCACCGACGCGGCTCTGAAAAAATTTCAATGCGATACAGGAATTATCTGCGCTAGCTCGGGCACAACAGGCTATGGAATTTATGGACCAAGAACTCAGGCGGCACTTTTGGGCGCTGGCTCCTCTTCAGGTTCCGGAACTACGGTTAGCAAAACATTCGAAATTTCCGGTTGGATACCATACTGGCGCACGGCTACAGGCACCACAGATGTTTTACAGCATCTCTCGCAATTAACCAGCGTCATGCCTTTCGGCTACACGATAAAAAGTGATGGCACACTCGCCGACACGGCGCACCTTACAGAAGAACCGTGGACCAGTTTCATCGCCGAGGCTAAGAAAAATAAAGTGAGAGTGATACCGTCTGTAATGTGGGGCAACGGCGACGCGATTCATAAAATTTTAAGTAACAGCACAACGCGCATCGCGCTTGAAGACGCAATTGCAAACGAAGTGATAAAAAATAATTTTGACGGCGTCGACATCGATTTTGAAGCTAAAAAACACGAAACGATACATTACTTTTCCACGTTTTTGAAAGGTCTGTATCAAAGAGTGGGGAAGAAATGGGTGTATTGTACGGTTGAGGCGCGCATGCCGCTTTTTGATCGCTACAGTCCCGGAGCTACCATTCCGCCCGACGCCCAAGATTTTGCCAATGATTATGTTGAGATGAATAAATATTGTGATCGCGTGGAAATCATGGCGTACGATCAGGGAACGATCAACGTACGTTTGAACGCCGCGCGATCGGCTCCGTACGCTCCGGTTGCTGATCCAGATTGGGTTGAGAATTTGGTGACATTAGCTGCAAAAAGTATTTCTAAAAATAAATTAGTGATTGGCGTCGCAACCTACGGCTACGAGTACACGGTCACGCCGCTTTCCGGTTCGGGATTTACGTACAAAGTATTGTGGCCATTTAATCCACGCTACGCGACAGAGATTGCCACCAAGCTCGGTATAACTGCGCAACGCAATAGTGCTGGAGAAATGGGATTTACCTATGATGCAAAACTTTTGGAACCCGCTCCGACCGGCGCCGACTCGACGCAAACTCAACAATTAAATTCGGTTTCAACATCCGTTGCTCAAAATGCCGGCTCGCAAGTTGCAACGAATCAACCTTTCAACTATATGTCGTGGAGCGACGCACAGGCAATTGCCGACAAAGTGGCTCTCGCCAAAAAACTCGGAGTTCGTGGTGTCGCTGTCTTTAAGTTTGATGGTGGGGAAGATCAGGGGGTTTGGAATGTTTTGAAGTAG